TGCTGCTCAAATTCTTATTTCAAATCAGCTTAAAGGGATAGAATTGTCATCAAAGTTTGGACTTTGTGTGAAAGTTAACACGGTTCTGATACCGGATGTGAATAATAGGCATGTGGTAAAAGTTGCTGAAACAGTTGCCATGCATGGGGCTTTTATCATGAATGTTATCCCGCTGATACCTGGATATAAGTTTAGGCAACTAAAACCCCCTACTCATGAGGAGATAAAAAATACTCGTAAATTATGTAGTAAATACATAATCCAATTTAACGATTGTAAACTTTGTAGAGCTGATGCTTACGGAATACCTGGTTTAGAGACAAAATTTAGTAAAGACCAACTGAAGTGTTGCAGCATATAAAACTAAGAACCCTTCTTTAAGACTTTTGGCCATCGAATCATTGTCCATTTATTTTTCTTTGCAAAGTATCGGATTACGTCGTTGAAGGCACGACTATGGCTTTCCAAGTAAAACACATGAGCACAAGCTTCTTCCAAGGTCATATCATTTCCAAAGGACTTTATCCAAAGATTTGCGCGAAGCAACATACTTTTATACGCTTTAGAATGCTCTTCGCAAAACTCCTTTCCTGGAGCGCATTGGCGAGTACAAATTGGACATTTCATTGCTGATACAGCCATTTTTAACCTTAACAATTCAATTGACATTAAGAACCTGAAGACATTTACGGTTTTCAAGACGGGTATACGAATATTCCCGATGTCATAATTTGCATATCACTATACATTGGGTGCCCGCGAAGTGATTTAGGGCTTATAAGAAACAAAAAGTTTGACAACAATTCCATTCTGCTAAAGATGTGGCAATTACCTGAAAACCTAGATTTCCTAATAGGAAAAATATAACTGAACAGCTGATGCACTTAGACGGTCTAGGGCATTAATTAAAAGCCAGACGAAAAGGACTTGTTACTTAGGCAAACTCAATATCAATAAGTACTTCTCAGTTATGCCAAAAAGGTTAGGAAAATGCTTAATAGGTTCAATTTTTGCTTTAAAACTCGGATATCGTATTAGCGGGGTGGGGTAGCAAGAGAGGACAATGAAGTCCCTCTTGCCGAACCAGGTTTAATGAGTACTTGTAGTGAACAAGCCTCGAATTCCCCGCAGGGCTCATAACCCTGAGATCGGTGGTTCAAATCCACCCCCCGCTACCATCCTTCGCATACTGTTCTAAAGAAAATTTCAGCTAATCTTCAATAGGTGAAGAAGATTAAAGCTGACAACGCCATTGGTCATGATAGGCTAGCGGCCGCCTAAAAGTAGAAACCGCTAAACAAAGCCAAGTTTTTCTGCAACTAGTTTTGGCGTGGATTTAGATGTAACTGAATCTTTTTGGATGTCGAGCTTTTCAAGTGCCGTGCATATTTTTTTAGCTACGGCATCACAACCCCCGCCACGTATCTCAACTTCTAACAGATAACCGATCCCACTTACATGCTCCAGTGCTACGGTGAAGGGAAAAGGCTTGGAAATCTTATACAAGACACAATTAGATTTGATTATGCTAAACCAATATTCAAAATTCCAGTCTTTTAGTAGCTGTTCCGCAATTCTTTTTCGTCCTCGAAAAAGTTCAATCTTGCCCTGGGGGTAAGCAGTTCGTTTGAATTTGATGCCCATTAAATCTATAGTTCGGGTTTTTGTGAAAAGAATCTGCGAGTATGTAGTTGGATATTTCCATTCTCTGATTCTCATAATTTTCCGCGCAGGATCCCAGTCTTGCGCGGATGCCCCGACTGGCTTATAGCAGTGGTCATGGAAAAGATATTCAAGTGTTTTTTCAGCCTTGAGGGATGCCAATTTATCAAGGAACTGTTTAACGTTTAAAACTGGAACTCTAATTTCTGATTCATATTTTTCTTTATTTGACATCGGGTCTTATCCCACAGCATACCATCACATATATCGAGGTTTCCACTAGTTGAAACATTTCCAATATTTTTTAAGAATTAGTTTGAGATTTGTCAAGGTTTCTTCCACTTTTCGACGAGTTGAGTTAGGCTCAGAGGGTGGTTCAGTTGGTTCCTTAACATCAATTGATTCAAGACCAATTACGGCAGCGGCAAGTGCGTACCAACACATCGGTAGAACAGTCGGATTATAACCACTTCCTATCATCAAAACAAGTTTGCCGTTACATACCCTCTCAGAAACCTTGGATATCAACCTTGCAAGTTGAAAAAACCCTTGGGAGGTTAGTTGTAGGCTTCCAAGAGAGTCTGCAAAATGTGCATCGCTTCCCCCATTTGCTAGAATTATGTCCGGCTTAAATTCTTCAGCGAGAGGTGTGAAGATTTCATTTACCGCGTATAAGTAGGTTTGGTCAGAAGTACCTGGCGGCAATGGAATATTAACTTTGTATCCCTCACCTAGCCCGCTTCCAATCTGGTTGATAAAACCTGTCCCTGGATAAATTGTTCGCGGATCCTGATGTACTGAAATGTAAAGAAAATCGGGATCGGAGTAAAAAATATTGCTAGTTCCATTTCCAAAGTGAACATCGTAATCCAAGTTTAAGATGCGCCGTACGTGATATTTCTCCCGAAGATAATTGGTCAATATTGCTATGTCATTAAATAAACAGAAGCCCCCACCATAGTCTTTGCCTGCATGGTGGTAACCACATCCAAGAGCTATAGCCCGATCCACAACTCCTTTGTAAATTAATTCTCCTGCAGTAATTGCTCCACCAATGATTAACATAGCTGCTTCGTAAATTTGCGGAGAAACAGGGGTTTCAATATCGTAAGGCACTTTCTCTTCAGCTAAGCGGCTGATTAAGTCAACATAGGTTGAACTATGAACTCTGAGTAAGTCTTCTTTGGTAGCGGGTAAAGGTTCCTGAAGAATTACATTAGGTAATTTGAGTAACGCCTTTTTCTCGAAGAACCGCATCGCATTAATAAAGCGATCCCCTCTAAAAGGGTGTCCTGCACCAAGATCGTATTGGCTATATTTATCATGATAAACTATGGCTACCTTCAAAATCAGTTCACCGATTTGTCAGTTATATGCAGGTTACTCGTAAATCTAGTGTTCAGGAAAACCAATGTTGAAATAACCTTCTAATAGAAGGAAAAATTCTCATTTACTTGCCCTTAATTTATTAAGTCGAGTTAAGTTTCTCTACAGCAATTTTAATTTTCTCAAGACCTTTCTTTATATTAGTTATCGAGGTAGCGTATGATAATCGCAGATAACCTTCTCCAAACTTGCCAAACGCAGTACCATGCAGTGCAGCCACCCCACCATTAGTCAAAAGATACTGTGCAAATTCTCGAGATCCCATGCCCAATTTCTTTATGTTCGGAAAGACGTAGAAAGCCCCACTCGGTTTTTTACACGATATGCCTCGAATACTATTTAGACCCTCAACGATAATTTCTCTTCTTCGCGCGTACTCCTGTAGCATCTCTTTAACGCAGTCCTGAGGCCCTCTTAAGGCTGCAATTCCAGCCATCTGGACGAAGGCTGCCGCACAGGAGGAGATGTTTAAGTGAAGTCTAGCCATTTGGCTGATTATAGATTTATTTGCTACTGCGTAACCAAGCCGCCAGCCAGTCATAGCGTAGGTCTTCGAAAACCCATTAATAATAATCGTATGATCCTTCATATCCGCCTCTGAGGCAATGCTGTAGTGCTTCTGCTCGTAGGTTATTTTATCATAAATTTCGTCTGACAGTACAAATAAATTATGCTTCTTAACGATTTCTGCAATCTCTTCAATGTCGCGTTTTGTGAGCATTGAGCCGCATGGATTATGTGGAGAATTTAGTATAATCATTTTAGTCTTTGGTGTAACTAGCTGTTCAACATCTTCCGGAATTAGCCTAAAGTCATTCTCTTCCTTTAATGGTATAGGAACAGGGATGCCTCCTGCAAAGTTGACTACAGACTCGTAGGAGGGAAAGCTAGGGTTTGGAATCAGTACTTCGTCTCCAGGATTTATCAGCACGTAAATAGCAGTAAAAATACATGGCTTTCCGCCTGGCATCACTACCACTTCAGAAACTGGATCAACGTCGATTCCAAGTTCGTTTGAAATGTTTTCAGCGATAGCTACTCTCAACTCCAATAAGCCAGGTGAGGGTGTGTAGTGAGTATATCCATCCCTTAAGGCTTTCACAGCCGCCTCCTTTATGTGCTCCGGAGTATCAAAATCTGGCTCTCCAATTTCAAAATGTATAACTTCAACGCCTGTCTTCTCCAATTCCTTGGCGCGCGCCAAAACCTCGAATGCCGACTCTGTCCCAAGCCGATCCATTCTCTCCGCGATGAAGCTTTTCTTCATGAAAAACTCACCTTACCTTAACTGTAATTCTATGAAGCACTTAGTATGCTATGAGGTTATACATCTACTTTTCTAGAGTTTCTGCTAATACATGCTATATTAATTTGAAGACTGGAAGACAAGTTTTAAACAGTGTAGAGAAGAAACTATGTAGTTAAATTTTTACGAGAACGGTGAGAATGCCCAATACTGCTGGAAACGAGGGATAAATTCAGGAACTCGTTGTGAGTAACTTACAAGATATATTAAGAAAAAGGATAGACTAGACTATCAATCTAAAAGCCCAATTCTTCCCCTACAAGGATTACTGTTACGTCAGTCCTAACCGGTTTCTTCTCTATGATTGTTGTGATACGACATGCCCTCTCAGGAACATCGCATTCAGTGCATGCTCCAGTTATTGCGCATGGAGTTTTCTGCCCCAATCGTTTGGTGTTCATGGGAGTTGCGACATTTTTGATCCGCTGAATTCCTTCAGCTACATCTCTTACTATCTTGTTTATTCCGGCAATCACTATAACCTTCGGGGGACCAAAGATCATTGAGGCAACTCTGTTACCGGTCTGATCGACATTTACAAGTTTCCCGTCCTCAGTCACAGCATTACTACTAGTTATAAAAATATCTGAGTTCAACTCTTGCTTCATTATGGTTGTAACTTCTTCTGAAGATAATCCCTCCTGCCAGTGATGGAACACCCGGTTCCCTCGCGCGAGCAAAGCGTCTACGAGGCCGATTTCGCGAATGGTTACCGAGCCGCCAATCCCAACTTTAGCCTCCGAGGGAATCAAGGTTAGCAGTTTTTCAAGCGCATCTTTCCTCGAAGCTACAAAAAACGTTTTAAAACCGTTCCTCTTAAGGGCGGTCAGCGTCCTTGAGATTTTCTGATCAATATACCATTTCTTTACTTCATGCAATTCTCTCAAACCCCAGAAGCTAATAACCTAAACCATGGTTACTTATGTTTCACGTAATCTCTTGCAAGCCTTAATTGCCGCAACAATTGCTTGGTAGAGTTGCATATCTGAGGCATCCGTAACGGGGATTTCAGTGCCCTTCTTCACTTCATAAACCCTGTTATAGTTTGGGTAAGGAGAATAGCACACTTGACTGATTGGGAAGAAACCCCGTTCTACCTCGTATTCGAATGCCTTATCGTAAACTTCGAGACAGAGAAGATATCCATCAATCCAAAAAAGACGATTTACGCCAAAGGTAACGGCACACCAACTAAGGGCATCTGGCGTACGCCGATCGAGACCGAGAACTCTGACGTCGGTTGTTGGAGCTATCTTAACTCTTATCTTTGATTGTAGGGGCATGTAACAACTCCCCCATATGAGACAATTGTGAAAATAAAATGAAGCAGGATTTTATTTTAAGGCTCCTTCATGGTTTTATTAGATTTTAACAATTTGTATTCCCTGCGAGGAGACGCGATAACTCCTCAGCCAACTGTTTAGAGGTTTCTGAACCTAAATCTAAAGTTATCTGACTCGGAAGCGTTCTCTTTCTTCTAATTCGACAAGCTCCCCGTTTAGTAATTGTGGCGTTAGCTATTTCTGAAACTGGAATAATTAGAGGCCGAGCAAAAACCCGTTTCGCCAAAGCGCCAAGGATCCGATGCTGTTTTGCCACTTCCTTTAACTTTTCAGTAACTTCGATAATAAGCCTAGATGTTGTCAGGGTAATTATGACACTTTCCTTCTGAATTGCGAGAATTGGTTTCTCATGCTGATACAGATTCAATGCATCGTTCGCCCTTCGTTTCCATGACGTTTAAAAAAATGACTTTAAGAATTTTAAGGCGAACGGGGAGGCGAACAGATAGATTTTATTTGATTATAAAAATAATTAACTGCAGAGGCAGAAATTTGCTATTGGGGATCTTAAAGTCGACTAACGCCAAAACTTGAATCGTGACCCATAATGACTGCTAAATCGCGAGTAATATCGATGTACTTTTTTCTATTTGCTATCCTATTTTTAGTTCCATTTATAATTGCTTTCCAGCTCGTGGTTAGACGCCTCTCTGAAGCATGGCTGCTTATCTGCTCAAGTTTGGCTATTTGCGCCGGTGTTTACCTTTTCCTGGTCTGGCACAAATTGAAACATAATGAAGGAGAATTAAACTGCTACAGCATCTGAAACGCTCTTATCGGGAAGGATTAGATTGAAGAGTTAAAATAGGTTTAGAGAATTAGATCTTGGCAAGTCCGTAACATTTTACTCAGCACGAGGATTGATGCACTAGATATTACATGGATGAAAACTTTTACTTTGACATAATTTGCGGCAATAAAATGTCTATAGCTGAGGGAAGGGGCATTCTTACATAGCAATTAGGGATGCACGAATCATGAACAAACCATACTTAAGGATTTTGAAGAAACCAAAACTGATAGCACCGACATTTATAGTGGGTTTACCAGGATTTGGAAACGTCGGAAAAATTGCAGCTGAACTCCTTATCGAATTCACCGAGGCAGAAAGATTCGCTGAGCTATATTCACCCTACTTTGCAGATTACGTAATAATCGACCAAACAGGAATTTGCCGCCTTCCACGTTACGAGTTTTATTCGTGCCAAATTAGTAAACCTAACTTGGTCATTGCAACTGGTGATATGGAACCCTCATTTGATGAAACGTGCTCACATTACGTTCTTTGCGCTATCATTTCTGATTTTGTATTGAAGCTTGGCTGTCGAAGGATAATTACCCTTGGAGGCTATCCAGTTTCAACCTCAGAAATTGGTAAAGTTTATGTTGCTGCAACATCGGGACGAATTGCGGCTGCCGCGACGAGAAATGCGAGTGTTATTTATAAGGAGGGACAAATTGCAGGTGCTGCTGGCTTGCTTCTTGGATTGGCAAAACTTCGGGGAGTCCCAGGACTTTGTATCTTGGGACATACCACGGGAATAATACCAGATAGACAAGCAGCGTTAACTGTTTTTAGATATCTAGTTCGCATACTTCGACTGAAACGAATTAAAACTTGACAGGAAGAAGGTGTCTGATGGTCCAAGCAGTCTTACTTTTAACCATTTTTCTTGCGGCGGGAATATCCTTAAAAATAGCAGATATAACAGGTGAGAGGACTAACGGTGTTTTAAGTTACCTTTTGGCTGGCATATCTGGAGTATTGTTTGGGATACTTATCGCGGAAAGTAAGATTTCATCCGCCATTATGTTTGGAATCATAGTTGGGGTAACGGCGTCAGCTAAAGTTGATAAGCCAAATCTAGCCTTTGGATTATTTATAGCAATTATTACCGCTATTAAATGTGGATTGGTAATACCAACCATATGGCTGTTTTTGGTTGTGGCAACTTTCGCGTTCGCTGACGAGCTAGGTCATAAACGTTACAGGAAGCTTAAAGGCCCTTTAAAATGGTTTTTTCAATATCGTTGCGCACTTAAAGTTACTATGGTTTTTCTGGCAATCATTGCGGTTCTTCCGCCAGTATATTGTGTTGGATTCTTCTTGTTTGATGCTGGATACGAAGCGACTTCTGCGCTCATCCGTCGATTAGGGCCAATGCCAAGGTTCAAATAGTTTTGTGGGCGGTTCACGTTGTTTTAGCTTATGCCGTGATAAAGGCCTTGTTAAATGCCTCTGTGCTCGCGGAGGTGGTACATACAAACCAGTTTTAATTCCCCGCGGTATTTCGACGATATTCTTCATGGTGTTTTTTGTTTTAAAGCCACAATACTCGCACCGAAAACCTTTGCCACTGCCTGCGGATTTTAATCGCTTTCCACAAGTAGGACAACTTGGATTTACAAGCTTGGTCGTACGGGTGAGAGAAAGGATTTCAATTTTTTCAAGGTTAATAGTTCGTGAGTGGGCAGGAGAAGCGGGACGTACGCCACCATAAACCCTAACAACATCCTTAGGAGCTAACTGCCTAATAATTTCCCGAAAACTTCCTGTGGGCTCGTAAGCTGCGCAATCAACTTCCCCTGAACTGTCCTGCAGGGAAAAGATAACATGCCCTCCGGGGATTGTTTGAGGATAATTGGCTACGACCCCCCGGGCAATGACAGGTTCATATGGACGGATTAAACTCAGCTTTCTAACCCGCCGTAGGTGCATATCCGTTCCCTGATTTGTTCTAAAAATTGTCCAGCGCTCAATTTCCTCTTCAGCTTCAATCAGTTGACTGGCCTTCCAAACGATTTCAGGGGTTTCTCCTCGGATTCCATAAAGTACTGGATCAGGACCTCTGGGAGTTATTAAAATTCGTTTTGTCTCTGGATCAATGTTGTTGTACGTCAGCGGCTTAGTTAGCCTATCCATCCTGATTACAGACATATAATTGATTTTTCGAGGAGTTCCGTGATTCTTTGGGTGACGATAGGCAATTAATTCAAACGTGTGGTCACCACGTAAGAGTTCACCAATCGCCGCCAACGCACCGATAATTCCCCGACATTTGTTATAGCCCACAGCTTCAGCATGTGCGACTTTAATTAATCGAAGCGCCTCCCGAAAAGTTACGAGACCTTGAATTGCTCTTCGTGCGAAGTTAGAAATTTCAGGAGCGACTTCCCCCTGATAAAATACAATTCCAGGATCGGTCCCTCGATTGTTCA
The DNA window shown above is from Candidatus Bathyarchaeota archaeon and carries:
- a CDS encoding lactate utilization protein, which codes for MHEVKKWYIDQKISRTLTALKRNGFKTFFVASRKDALEKLLTLIPSEAKVGIGGSVTIREIGLVDALLARGNRVFHHWQEGLSSEEVTTIMKQELNSDIFITSSNAVTEDGKLVNVDQTGNRVASMIFGPPKVIVIAGINKIVRDVAEGIQRIKNVATPMNTKRLGQKTPCAITGACTECDVPERACRITTIIEKKPVRTDVTVILVGEELGF
- a CDS encoding DUF1743 domain-containing protein, with the translated sequence MKETSDSAMQRVLLHIGIDDTDSPQMGCTTYVGSLLVERLTKLGVYFVDYPNIVRLNPNIPWKTRGNGAVCLRFLADGNLLDKIQDIALEILDEQSDLNNRGTDPGIVFYQGEVAPEISNFARRAIQGLVTFREALRLIKVAHAEAVGYNKCRGIIGALAAIGELLRGDHTFELIAYRHPKNHGTPRKINYMSVIRMDRLTKPLTYNNIDPETKRILITPRGPDPVLYGIRGETPEIVWKASQLIEAEEEIERWTIFRTNQGTDMHLRRVRKLSLIRPYEPVIARGVVANYPQTIPGGHVIFSLQDSSGEVDCAAYEPTGSFREIIRQLAPKDVVRVYGGVRPASPAHSRTINLEKIEILSLTRTTKLVNPSCPTCGKRLKSAGSGKGFRCEYCGFKTKNTMKNIVEIPRGIKTGLYVPPPRAQRHLTRPLSRHKLKQREPPTKLFEPWHWP
- a CDS encoding pyridoxal phosphate-dependent aminotransferase translates to MKKSFIAERMDRLGTESAFEVLARAKELEKTGVEVIHFEIGEPDFDTPEHIKEAAVKALRDGYTHYTPSPGLLELRVAIAENISNELGIDVDPVSEVVVMPGGKPCIFTAIYVLINPGDEVLIPNPSFPSYESVVNFAGGIPVPIPLKEENDFRLIPEDVEQLVTPKTKMIILNSPHNPCGSMLTKRDIEEIAEIVKKHNLFVLSDEIYDKITYEQKHYSIASEADMKDHTIIINGFSKTYAMTGWRLGYAVANKSIISQMARLHLNISSCAAAFVQMAGIAALRGPQDCVKEMLQEYARRREIIVEGLNSIRGISCKKPSGAFYVFPNIKKLGMGSREFAQYLLTNGGVAALHGTAFGKFGEGYLRLSYATSITNIKKGLEKIKIAVEKLNST
- a CDS encoding PAC2 family protein; translation: MNKPYLRILKKPKLIAPTFIVGLPGFGNVGKIAAELLIEFTEAERFAELYSPYFADYVIIDQTGICRLPRYEFYSCQISKPNLVIATGDMEPSFDETCSHYVLCAIISDFVLKLGCRRIITLGGYPVSTSEIGKVYVAATSGRIAAAATRNASVIYKEGQIAGAAGLLLGLAKLRGVPGLCILGHTTGIIPDRQAALTVFRYLVRILRLKRIKT